The Niastella koreensis GR20-10 genome includes a window with the following:
- a CDS encoding zinc-dependent peptidase, with product MTQIVVLIIIALILVGVALYKRPVKKAALPADYKKLLLEHVAFYRNLDDKKKISFEEKIKEFLGYIRITGVDTTVNDLDRLLVASSGVIPIFGFPEWKYYNLREVLLYPDSFNETSFLSKSEDRHVLGMVGDGPMQRVMILSKPALHHGFANVSGKENTGIHEFVHLLDKEDGAVDGLPEALLKRQFTVPWLHLIAKNIAAIKAGESDINVYGSKNEAEFFAVAAEYFFESPEGFKQNHPELYELMTHVFQQSPAQQDTE from the coding sequence ATGACACAGATTGTAGTATTGATAATAATTGCCTTGATCCTGGTTGGTGTTGCGTTGTATAAACGTCCTGTTAAAAAGGCTGCTTTGCCGGCAGACTATAAAAAATTGTTGTTGGAGCATGTTGCTTTTTACCGCAACCTTGACGATAAGAAGAAAATTAGTTTTGAAGAGAAAATAAAAGAATTCCTTGGCTATATCCGGATCACCGGGGTTGATACCACTGTAAATGACCTTGACAGATTATTAGTAGCCTCCAGCGGCGTAATACCAATCTTTGGCTTTCCCGAATGGAAGTATTATAACCTGCGTGAAGTTCTTCTTTATCCTGATTCATTTAATGAAACCAGTTTTTTATCTAAAAGCGAAGATCGTCATGTATTGGGAATGGTTGGGGATGGGCCCATGCAACGGGTCATGATCCTGTCGAAACCGGCCTTGCACCATGGTTTTGCCAATGTATCGGGAAAAGAAAACACCGGCATTCATGAGTTTGTTCATTTATTGGATAAAGAAGACGGCGCTGTTGATGGATTACCGGAGGCATTGCTGAAAAGGCAATTCACTGTACCCTGGCTTCATTTGATTGCAAAAAATATTGCCGCCATTAAGGCCGGTGAATCGGACATTAATGTTTACGGTTCAAAAAATGAAGCTGAGTTCTTTGCTGTTGCAGCTGAATATTTCTTTGAATCGCCTGAAGGGTTCAAACAAAATCATCCCGAATTGTATGAACTGATGACGCATGTATTTCAACAATCGCCGGCACAACAGGATACTGAATAA
- a CDS encoding winged helix-turn-helix transcriptional regulator, producing MAIECQSDYIKVNDKLYPCTVSLAMDLIGGKWKAVILYHLRDTRKRYSELRNHLPGVTERTLSLQLKQLEEDGLIARQVYGKKPPLKVVYSLTEFGRSFNPVLDAILGWGNQIATEKGEFVNSL from the coding sequence ATGGCAATAGAATGTCAAAGCGACTACATCAAAGTCAACGATAAATTATACCCTTGCACCGTAAGCCTGGCTATGGACCTGATTGGCGGAAAGTGGAAAGCTGTTATCCTGTATCATTTAAGGGATACACGTAAACGGTATAGTGAGCTTAGAAATCATCTGCCAGGAGTTACGGAAAGAACACTGAGTTTGCAATTAAAACAATTGGAAGAAGATGGGTTAATTGCCAGGCAGGTGTATGGCAAAAAGCCGCCCCTTAAAGTGGTATACAGTTTAACTGAATTTGGCAGGTCGTTCAACCCCGTACTGGATGCTATTCTTGGCTGGGGTAATCAGATAGCTACAGAAAAAGGTGAATTTGTAAACTCTCTATAA
- the nudK gene encoding GDP-mannose pyrophosphatase NudK, which translates to MINNIKILDTKILSDNWYVLRKITYEYTKKDGSVQTQTREAYDRGNGATILLYNKEQGTVILTRQFRLPTFINGNKDGMLIEACAGLLDKDNPEDCIRRETEEETGYKVKDVRKVFEAYMSPGSVTEILYFFVAAYSKEMKVAEGGGVEHEEENIEVLELDFNKAMAMIQTGEIKDGKTIMLLQYLKLNQIL; encoded by the coding sequence ATGATTAACAATATAAAGATCCTGGATACAAAAATACTTTCCGACAACTGGTATGTGCTCCGGAAAATTACCTACGAGTATACAAAGAAAGATGGTTCTGTGCAAACACAAACCCGCGAAGCGTACGACCGCGGCAACGGGGCCACCATCCTGCTGTACAATAAAGAACAGGGAACGGTGATCCTTACCAGACAATTCCGGTTGCCGACATTTATAAATGGCAATAAAGACGGAATGCTCATCGAGGCCTGTGCGGGGCTGCTGGATAAAGATAATCCGGAAGACTGCATCAGGCGCGAAACAGAAGAGGAAACCGGTTATAAGGTAAAAGATGTGCGAAAGGTATTTGAGGCGTATATGTCGCCCGGTTCAGTTACCGAGATCCTGTACTTTTTTGTTGCCGCCTATTCAAAGGAAATGAAAGTGGCCGAAGGCGGCGGGGTTGAACATGAGGAAGAGAATATTGAAGTGCTGGAACTGGATTTTAATAAGGCTATGGCGATGATCCAGACAGGAGAAATTAAAGATGGAAAAACCATTATGTTGTTGCAATATCTTAAGCTGAACCAGATCCTGTAG
- a CDS encoding IPT/TIG domain-containing protein, whose protein sequence is MTRILALQCLFLMLIVTSCKKHDTDLPLSITSFSPASGPAGTAVRIFGTGFIVDFAPNVVKINGVQVPVNEASKTVLGVTVPDDKNCTGYITVIVNGVTVTSSSVFTFIEPSPKITRINPVYAGFDDTLAVSGSHFCNTIADNTVQLNGIPAKVVSASDTLLKVIVPKNKNCSGKVTVVSCNKMAVSDTSFIYQTKVNSVITFAGQQNPGAVDASGINAQFWSPDDIALDAAGNLIVSEIGNSKIRRITPLGVVSTIAGSGTYGYLDGPGLTAQFHFPQGLTLDNAGNIYVAEYQNQSIRKIDPAGNVTTFFINGPQGYVAYPNDVVVDASNVYVTDQSNNRICKISLQTGLLSVLSGNGNWGMVDGDPQQAQFYQPAKMALDNNNNLIIADKINGRVRKVIKASGYTSSVTLNVFSTPAGLVMDGVGNIYVTDDSTNGIYRVDPNGKLSLIAGGVRSGYIDGKPQDARFSGPRGIVIDASGNLFVADIGNNCIRKIIME, encoded by the coding sequence ATGACAAGAATTCTTGCCTTGCAATGCCTGTTTTTAATGCTAATAGTTACCAGCTGTAAAAAACACGATACTGATCTCCCGCTTTCAATTACTTCTTTCTCCCCGGCATCCGGCCCGGCAGGAACAGCTGTCAGAATATTTGGTACCGGTTTTATAGTTGATTTTGCTCCGAATGTTGTAAAGATCAATGGGGTACAGGTACCTGTGAATGAAGCTTCCAAAACAGTCCTGGGCGTAACAGTGCCCGATGATAAAAACTGCACTGGATATATTACGGTAATAGTGAACGGAGTAACAGTTACCTCTTCTTCTGTTTTTACATTTATTGAACCATCTCCCAAAATAACCCGCATCAATCCGGTGTACGCAGGGTTCGATGATACCCTGGCTGTTTCAGGTTCCCATTTTTGCAATACAATTGCTGATAACACCGTTCAACTAAACGGCATTCCTGCAAAAGTGGTGAGTGCATCCGATACATTGCTAAAAGTGATTGTGCCTAAAAATAAAAATTGTAGTGGAAAGGTAACCGTTGTCTCCTGCAATAAAATGGCGGTTTCGGATACCAGTTTTATCTACCAGACGAAAGTAAATTCTGTAATAACTTTTGCCGGGCAGCAGAATCCGGGGGCCGTGGATGCATCAGGAATAAATGCACAGTTTTGGTCGCCCGACGATATAGCACTGGATGCAGCAGGTAATTTGATCGTCTCGGAGATTGGAAATTCAAAAATTCGCAGGATAACCCCGTTGGGTGTGGTAAGCACCATTGCCGGGTCCGGAACATACGGCTATCTCGATGGCCCTGGTTTAACGGCTCAGTTTCATTTTCCCCAGGGACTTACGTTGGATAATGCAGGCAATATATATGTTGCCGAATATCAAAACCAAAGCATTCGCAAAATTGATCCTGCAGGCAATGTAACCACTTTTTTTATAAATGGGCCTCAGGGTTATGTTGCCTATCCAAATGATGTAGTGGTTGATGCCAGTAATGTGTATGTTACCGACCAGAGCAATAACCGGATTTGTAAGATTAGTCTGCAAACCGGGCTTTTAAGTGTTTTATCGGGTAATGGAAACTGGGGAATGGTTGATGGAGACCCGCAACAAGCCCAGTTCTATCAACCTGCGAAAATGGCGCTGGATAATAATAACAACCTTATAATAGCCGACAAGATCAACGGCCGGGTCCGTAAAGTAATAAAAGCCTCAGGCTATACAAGCAGTGTTACTTTGAATGTGTTTTCAACTCCGGCTGGTTTAGTGATGGATGGCGTTGGAAATATTTATGTAACGGATGATAGTACCAATGGTATTTACCGCGTTGATCCCAATGGAAAATTGTCACTTATTGCGGGTGGGGTACGCAGCGGGTATATAGATGGTAAACCACAGGATGCAAGGTTTAGTGGTCCAAGAGGTATTGTGATCGATGCTTCCGGTAACTTATTCGTTGCAGATATTGGAAACAATTGTATTCGTAAAATTATTATGGAATAG
- a CDS encoding alpha/beta fold hydrolase, with protein MKKFLLTALTLLGLMAHSGNCQTLDTLIDVGGYRLHFYIVKGKGLPILFEGGAGADVTVWDNFLQPIAAITHATLITYDRAGFGKSELDTSNLDVDKHGILQGIQGLETGLKKLGYDKNVILIAHSFGGFCATLYAARHPEKVKAAVYFDANPVCWFQDAYVDSVMKLRNDYWANHTPTNNWADYYAGLNLGNTVALLRKSPFPATIPVIDLVAEKNFPDSISAARWRNCHRQFATAQPNREGITAYGCGHFIFRDNPTLAISAIVKAYTGVVSKEQGDAIRERFVSYSPQAINEERKRQASQKN; from the coding sequence ATGAAAAAATTCCTCCTTACAGCACTTACTCTTTTAGGATTAATGGCCCATTCAGGCAATTGCCAGACTCTTGACACCTTAATAGATGTGGGTGGTTACCGGCTCCATTTTTACATTGTAAAGGGAAAGGGACTGCCAATTTTGTTTGAAGGCGGCGCCGGGGCCGATGTAACTGTTTGGGATAACTTTCTGCAACCAATAGCTGCCATCACCCACGCCACGCTTATCACTTATGACCGCGCCGGTTTTGGGAAAAGCGAACTGGATACCAGTAACCTCGATGTGGACAAACATGGTATTTTACAAGGTATTCAGGGGCTGGAGACGGGTTTGAAAAAACTGGGCTACGACAAAAACGTAATTCTGATAGCGCATTCATTCGGCGGCTTCTGCGCCACACTCTACGCTGCCAGACATCCTGAAAAAGTAAAAGCAGCCGTTTATTTCGATGCCAATCCTGTTTGCTGGTTTCAGGATGCCTATGTTGACAGTGTGATGAAACTGAGAAACGATTATTGGGCGAACCATACACCCACCAACAATTGGGCAGATTATTACGCCGGTCTCAATCTCGGAAATACCGTAGCGCTCCTGAGAAAATCGCCATTCCCGGCAACCATCCCGGTCATAGACCTGGTTGCGGAAAAGAACTTTCCTGATTCCATTTCAGCCGCCAGGTGGCGAAACTGTCACCGGCAATTTGCCACTGCGCAGCCTAACCGTGAGGGCATTACAGCTTACGGGTGCGGGCATTTTATTTTCAGGGATAACCCTACCCTTGCCATAAGCGCCATCGTAAAAGCGTATACCGGTGTTGTGAGTAAAGAGCAAGGCGACGCCATAAGAGAACGTTTTGTTTCCTATAGCCCCCAGGCCATCAATGAGGAGCGGAAGAGGCAAGCCTCACAAAAAAATTAG
- a CDS encoding DUF6786 family protein, whose protein sequence is MYPKSTFGYDLEFFQHYHKDLIVLGDGSSGAAVIVLPAYQGRVMTSTTGGMNGKSFGWVNHDLIASGKRVEHMNAFGGEERVWLGPEGGQFSVFFKKDTEFTFNNWFVPAALDTEPFNVVSTSSTHASFNRAIQLENYSGNVLDFEINRTIRLMENKSIEDLLGVDIPDSIKYVGFESENGLTNTGNHAWDKTTGMLSIWILCMLNASDDTHVAIPYKKGDPSALGKIVTDDYFGKVPAERLQVSDGLILFKADANYRSKIGISPLRALPLAIGYDATNLVLTVTRFSLPEEVTDYVNSLWQLQDDPFAGDAVNAYNDGPINGSQMGRFYEVESSSPAAALGPGQSIVHRNAVIHFTGSKEDLNTISMQLLDLPVDAISLG, encoded by the coding sequence ATGTATCCCAAAAGCACCTTTGGCTATGACCTTGAATTTTTTCAACATTACCATAAAGATCTCATTGTGCTTGGGGATGGTTCTTCAGGTGCAGCAGTGATCGTTCTGCCAGCTTACCAGGGCAGGGTAATGACCAGCACTACAGGCGGTATGAACGGCAAAAGTTTTGGCTGGGTGAACCACGACCTGATCGCTTCCGGTAAACGGGTAGAACATATGAATGCCTTTGGCGGCGAAGAACGGGTATGGCTTGGCCCGGAAGGAGGTCAGTTCTCTGTATTTTTCAAAAAGGATACTGAGTTTACATTCAACAACTGGTTCGTACCCGCAGCATTAGATACCGAGCCATTTAACGTGGTAAGCACTTCTTCGACTCACGCAAGTTTTAACAGGGCTATACAGCTTGAAAATTATTCCGGCAACGTATTGGACTTTGAAATAAACAGGACCATCAGACTGATGGAGAATAAAAGTATTGAAGATCTATTGGGAGTTGACATTCCTGACAGTATAAAATACGTTGGTTTTGAATCGGAGAACGGTCTTACCAATACCGGTAACCATGCCTGGGATAAAACAACCGGCATGTTGTCGATCTGGATCCTTTGTATGTTGAACGCCTCTGATGATACCCATGTGGCCATTCCTTATAAAAAAGGTGATCCATCAGCATTGGGAAAAATTGTAACAGACGATTACTTTGGCAAAGTGCCTGCCGAAAGATTGCAAGTATCAGATGGACTTATCTTATTTAAAGCAGATGCCAATTACCGGAGTAAAATTGGCATTTCGCCATTAAGGGCATTGCCATTGGCCATCGGTTACGATGCCACCAACCTGGTTTTAACAGTCACCCGCTTTTCATTGCCCGAAGAAGTGACCGATTATGTTAATTCATTGTGGCAACTACAGGATGATCCTTTTGCCGGCGACGCCGTAAATGCCTATAATGATGGTCCGATAAACGGCAGCCAGATGGGCCGGTTTTATGAGGTGGAAAGTTCTTCCCCAGCCGCCGCGCTTGGGCCCGGACAGTCTATTGTACACCGCAATGCAGTCATTCATTTTACAGGTTCTAAAGAAGACCTAAATACAATCTCCATGCAATTATTGGATCTGCCTGTAGATGCCATTTCCCTGGGATAA
- a CDS encoding ABC transporter permease, whose translation MFQNYLKIALRSILRYKAYSIINILGLAIGMASSILILLWVQHELSYDKWHKQAAKIYRVNSAAGDFKTAVSPAGMAGGVQAILPAIRNTVRMSAPNSFLFATGDRKFEESRVYYADSTFLQVFSFPLVKGDARTALQRPDAILITAEMATKYFGHDDPIGKVLRKNNNNNVVVTGVLADVPANSHLQFDFIQPMSAPEQRREITENPYNNFSFYTYIQLDDHFNASKAALAGLEKQMNDFFKKQNKDIRIDFTLQPLTSIHLHSNLQMELAGGGNIQYVNIFFIVAIFIMIVACINFMNLATARSARRAKEVGLRKVVGALRWQLMGQFLGEAMLISFFALLVAIIIVLLALPAFNELAGKKLIVHIWNGQLMTTLVGISVATGFLSGSYPALFLSGFQPVKVLKGSLRGLSGNRLFRNALVVVQFVVSIVLLIGTFVIYNQLRYIKQRNLGYDKENLLSMPMKGQLWNKKQALYNALAQDPATSQFTVTSDLPTNTTSGTIDVKWPGKDPHLQVVFPSLDVSESFFSIFNMKMLGGRAFSKAFNDSSSFILNETAARTMGMTPASAVGQQISFQDQKGTIIGVVADFNFKPIQRAIEPLVMRLNKWGGVVVVKTRPGATEAAIKSLGKICESLEPSYPFAYGFLDQQLAYQYKGEQQMGSIFNLFALLAIFISGLGLYGLSAYIAEQRTKEIGVRKVLGASLFNILRLLSGDFTRLILIAMVIAIPLAWWAVNQWLQSFAYHIQLGWSVFLLAPVAALFIAWVTVSYESIKVGVANPVKSLRSE comes from the coding sequence ATGTTCCAAAACTATCTCAAGATCGCCCTGCGCAGTATTTTACGGTACAAGGCCTATTCCATCATCAATATTTTAGGGCTTGCCATTGGCATGGCGTCCAGTATTCTTATCCTGCTGTGGGTACAGCATGAGTTAAGTTATGACAAATGGCATAAGCAGGCAGCAAAGATCTACCGGGTCAATTCAGCTGCCGGTGATTTTAAAACGGCGGTATCCCCCGCAGGGATGGCGGGTGGCGTGCAGGCTATATTACCTGCAATCAGGAATACCGTACGGATGTCGGCTCCCAACAGTTTTCTGTTTGCAACCGGCGATCGCAAGTTTGAAGAAAGCAGGGTGTATTATGCAGACAGTACTTTTTTACAAGTGTTCTCTTTTCCGCTGGTAAAAGGCGATGCGCGTACGGCCCTGCAACGGCCTGATGCCATCCTGATCACAGCGGAGATGGCAACGAAGTATTTTGGCCACGACGATCCGATTGGGAAAGTGCTTCGCAAAAACAATAACAATAATGTGGTGGTAACCGGCGTACTGGCCGATGTGCCTGCTAACTCCCATTTACAGTTCGATTTTATTCAGCCCATGTCTGCACCTGAACAGCGGCGTGAGATCACCGAGAACCCATATAACAATTTCAGCTTTTACACATATATCCAGCTTGATGATCATTTCAATGCCAGTAAAGCGGCACTCGCGGGACTGGAAAAACAGATGAATGATTTCTTTAAAAAGCAAAACAAAGATATCAGGATCGATTTTACATTGCAACCGTTGACCAGCATTCACCTGCATTCCAATTTGCAAATGGAACTGGCAGGTGGTGGCAATATCCAGTATGTGAATATATTTTTTATTGTGGCCATTTTTATTATGATAGTGGCCTGCATCAACTTTATGAACCTGGCAACAGCGCGGTCGGCACGCCGGGCAAAGGAAGTAGGCTTACGTAAAGTAGTGGGTGCATTAAGGTGGCAACTGATGGGGCAGTTTTTGGGTGAGGCAATGCTGATCTCCTTCTTCGCCCTACTGGTGGCCATAATCATCGTATTGCTGGCGTTACCTGCTTTTAACGAACTGGCCGGCAAAAAACTGATCGTACATATCTGGAATGGTCAACTGATGACAACCCTGGTGGGCATTTCCGTTGCCACAGGTTTTCTTTCGGGCAGCTACCCGGCCCTGTTCCTTTCGGGATTTCAACCGGTGAAAGTATTGAAAGGCAGCTTACGTGGATTGAGCGGGAACCGGCTCTTCCGCAATGCCCTGGTGGTGGTACAGTTTGTGGTATCCATCGTTTTGCTGATAGGCACCTTCGTTATTTATAATCAATTGCGCTATATCAAACAGCGCAACCTGGGGTACGATAAAGAAAACCTGTTGTCGATGCCTATGAAGGGACAACTGTGGAATAAAAAGCAGGCATTGTATAATGCATTGGCGCAGGACCCGGCCACAAGCCAGTTTACCGTTACCTCTGACCTGCCCACCAATACTACCAGCGGCACCATCGATGTGAAATGGCCAGGCAAGGACCCGCATTTACAGGTTGTATTTCCCTCCCTGGATGTAAGCGAAAGTTTCTTTTCTATTTTTAATATGAAAATGTTGGGCGGCCGTGCATTCTCGAAAGCCTTCAACGACAGCAGCAGTTTCATCCTCAATGAAACGGCGGCACGTACCATGGGCATGACCCCGGCCAGTGCAGTGGGGCAACAAATTTCTTTCCAGGACCAAAAAGGCACTATTATAGGCGTAGTGGCAGACTTCAATTTCAAGCCTATTCAACGAGCCATAGAGCCGCTGGTAATGCGGTTGAACAAGTGGGGCGGTGTTGTGGTAGTAAAGACGAGGCCGGGCGCTACCGAAGCTGCCATCAAAAGTCTTGGGAAGATCTGCGAATCCCTGGAGCCTTCCTATCCTTTTGCTTATGGTTTTCTGGATCAGCAACTGGCGTATCAATATAAAGGGGAACAACAGATGGGCAGCATTTTCAATTTATTTGCGTTGCTGGCCATTTTTATTTCCGGGCTCGGTCTGTATGGACTGAGTGCTTACATAGCAGAACAAAGGACCAAAGAAATAGGCGTGCGCAAGGTACTGGGCGCTTCGTTGTTCAACATCCTGCGACTGCTGAGTGGAGACTTCACCCGCCTGATCCTTATTGCCATGGTGATTGCCATTCCGCTGGCCTGGTGGGCAGTGAACCAATGGCTGCAAAGTTTCGCTTATCATATCCAGTTGGGTTGGAGTGTGTTTTTACTGGCGCCGGTGGCAGCCCTTTTCATTGCCTGGGTTACGGTGAGCTATGAATCTATCAAGGTGGGAGTAGCGAACCCGGTGAAGAGTTTGCGGTCGGAATGA
- a CDS encoding T9SS type A sorting domain-containing protein has translation MRIVFRKKTVKGFLFTIILPVLILQVNTWHQPVITPITSKQTVLAEEELNISPMQASGYSTIIWSSLASSELNITLLDVAGHTVLSRQYPLRKGVNELLLTNLETLPAGLYFVKAVDGAQHRNGKLIVDHTL, from the coding sequence ATGAGGATCGTTTTTCGAAAAAAAACTGTCAAAGGTTTCCTGTTTACTATTATCCTGCCTGTATTGATATTACAGGTAAATACCTGGCATCAGCCCGTTATCACCCCCATAACTTCAAAACAAACTGTTTTAGCAGAAGAAGAATTGAATATAAGCCCCATGCAGGCATCCGGTTATTCCACCATCATATGGTCATCACTCGCCAGTAGTGAACTCAATATTACCCTGCTTGATGTGGCAGGTCATACAGTGCTGAGCCGGCAATACCCTTTAAGAAAGGGGGTTAATGAATTGTTGCTTACCAACCTCGAGACTTTGCCGGCCGGCCTGTACTTTGTGAAAGCTGTTGACGGCGCCCAACACCGGAATGGGAAATTGATTGTTGATCATACACTTTAG
- a CDS encoding NmrA/HSCARG family protein has protein sequence MTHKDKPLITIVGISGKQGRSVANTLLQSGRYRVRGLTRRLDSPAALSLAAQGAELVSVPLALGNKKAFVEAFRGSDGVFLLTPSIVPPATHEVELGKQLADAAVEAGVRHIIFSSLENVDKISGGILFAPHFTDKANIEAYIRTLPVTSSFIYMAFFYTNLMEFYPPAMKGDTLVFPIYLPKDFRAPFVDPLTATGPAVLEIFSNPDKYAGMSLPVIGDLISPQEMVDTFMQVTGRKAEYTSAFTQEELLYHFPDFSSNEMLVREIIGMVAYAVEYGYFSNNRDLLWSRQINPHTLNWEQFLRTTGWNGEKLSC, from the coding sequence ATGACACATAAAGATAAGCCACTCATAACAATCGTTGGTATTTCAGGTAAACAGGGACGCAGCGTAGCAAACACTTTATTACAGAGCGGGCGTTACCGGGTAAGAGGCCTTACCCGTCGCCTTGATTCGCCAGCCGCGCTTAGCCTGGCAGCACAAGGAGCTGAACTGGTGAGTGTACCGCTTGCCCTGGGAAATAAAAAGGCTTTCGTGGAAGCTTTCCGTGGCTCGGATGGCGTTTTCCTGCTGACGCCCAGTATTGTTCCACCCGCAACCCACGAAGTAGAGCTGGGTAAACAGTTGGCTGATGCGGCGGTTGAAGCGGGCGTACGTCATATTATTTTCAGCAGCCTGGAAAATGTAGATAAGATCTCAGGCGGAATTTTGTTTGCCCCGCATTTTACCGACAAGGCCAACATTGAAGCATATATTCGTACGCTGCCGGTAACAAGCTCGTTTATTTACATGGCTTTCTTTTATACGAACCTGATGGAATTCTATCCGCCTGCGATGAAAGGCGATACACTTGTATTCCCCATTTATTTACCCAAAGATTTCCGGGCGCCATTTGTTGATCCGCTTACTGCTACTGGACCAGCTGTTTTGGAGATCTTCTCTAATCCGGATAAGTATGCAGGCATGTCCCTGCCGGTAATTGGCGATCTGATCTCGCCGCAAGAGATGGTGGACACCTTCATGCAGGTTACAGGCAGGAAGGCTGAATACACGTCTGCCTTCACGCAGGAGGAGTTACTTTATCATTTTCCGGATTTCAGTTCAAATGAAATGCTCGTGCGTGAAATTATAGGGATGGTAGCATATGCCGTTGAGTATGGTTATTTCAGCAACAACCGCGACCTGCTGTGGAGCCGGCAAATAAACCCCCACACCCTCAATTGGGAACAATTTCTTCGCACTACTGGTTGGAATGGCGAAAAATTGTCATGCTGA
- a CDS encoding rhamnogalacturonidase, producing MMIQIVKLAGLLLMALVLNGNVNAQEVFPDGTPIPDWFRQNTPADLNKLGKQYRVTDYNVKNDSSVVQTQKIQAVIDKAAASGGGVVVIPKGTFLSGSLFFKQGTNLYLESGARLKGSDDISNFPLLMTRMEGQTLKYFAALVNADGLDGFTIAGKGTIDGNGLRYWKAFWLRREFNPNCTNMDEMRPRLLYVSNSKNVQVSGVTCMNSPFWTTHFYKCENVKLLGLHISSPKAPVRAPSTDAVDIDGCKNFLIKNCYLSVNDDAVALKGGKGPLADKDPNNAANENIIIEDCTYGFCHGVLTLGSESIHDRNIILRRLKINNAERLLWLKMRPDTPQDYEYVLVEDIEGSDIGNFLFIRPWTQFFDLKGEKATRDSYSRHITMRNIKLDCNNFFNVGVAENRANVNAFNYKLSDFTFENLNIAAKNNLVIDTAVVEHFTGKNVVVNGKKEF from the coding sequence ATGATGATACAAATAGTTAAGCTTGCCGGGTTGCTCCTGATGGCCCTTGTTTTGAATGGAAATGTAAATGCCCAGGAAGTATTCCCCGACGGAACGCCCATCCCGGATTGGTTCAGACAAAATACTCCCGCCGATTTAAATAAACTGGGAAAGCAGTACCGGGTTACCGACTATAACGTAAAAAACGACAGCTCAGTCGTTCAAACGCAAAAGATCCAGGCTGTCATTGACAAAGCCGCCGCCAGCGGTGGTGGCGTGGTAGTAATTCCCAAAGGAACTTTCCTGAGCGGCTCCCTGTTTTTTAAACAGGGTACCAACCTGTATCTTGAAAGCGGCGCCAGATTAAAAGGCAGCGATGATATCAGCAATTTTCCGTTGTTGATGACCCGGATGGAAGGGCAAACCCTCAAATACTTTGCGGCCCTGGTAAATGCAGATGGCCTGGATGGATTTACGATTGCAGGGAAAGGCACCATAGATGGTAATGGCTTACGTTACTGGAAGGCATTCTGGTTAAGGCGTGAGTTCAATCCCAACTGTACCAATATGGATGAAATGCGGCCAAGGCTGCTCTACGTTTCCAACAGCAAAAACGTTCAGGTATCTGGCGTAACCTGCATGAACTCGCCTTTCTGGACAACCCATTTTTATAAATGCGAAAATGTAAAGCTGCTCGGTCTTCATATCTCTTCGCCAAAAGCGCCGGTAAGGGCGCCCAGTACCGATGCGGTTGATATTGATGGCTGCAAAAACTTCCTGATCAAAAATTGTTATTTGTCGGTAAATGATGATGCGGTGGCCCTGAAGGGCGGTAAAGGCCCGTTGGCCGACAAAGATCCTAACAATGCAGCCAATGAGAACATCATCATCGAAGACTGTACGTATGGGTTCTGTCATGGCGTATTAACGCTGGGAAGCGAGTCTATTCATGACCGGAACATAATCCTGCGCCGGCTGAAAATAAACAATGCCGAGCGTTTGCTGTGGCTTAAAATGCGTCCTGATACGCCACAGGATTATGAATATGTACTGGTAGAAGATATTGAAGGCAGTGACATTGGTAACTTTCTGTTTATCCGCCCCTGGACGCAGTTCTTCGACCTCAAAGGCGAGAAAGCTACCAGAGATTCCTACAGCCGTCACATCACCATGCGCAATATTAAACTGGATTGCAATAACTTTTTTAATGTGGGGGTTGCTGAAAACCGGGCGAACGTAAATGCATTCAATTATAAGTTAAGTGATTTCACCTTTGAAAACCTGAATATAGCGGCAAAGAATAACCTGGTAATAGACACTGCGGTGGTTGAGCACTTTACCGGGAAGAATGTGGTCGTAAATGGAAAAAAGGAGTTCTGA